From a single Theropithecus gelada isolate Dixy chromosome 10, Tgel_1.0, whole genome shotgun sequence genomic region:
- the HDAC10 gene encoding histone deacetylase 10 isoform X1 has translation MGTALVYHEDMTATRLLWDDPECEIERPERLTAALDRLRQRGLEQRCLRLSAREASKEELGLVHSPEYVSLVRKTQVLGEEELQVLSGQFDAIYFHPSTFHCARLAAGAGLQLVDAVLTGAVQNGLALVRPPGHHSQRAAANGFCVFNNVAIAAAYAKQKHGLHRILIVDWDVHHGQGIQYLFEDDPSVLYFSWHRYEHGRFWPFLRESDADAVGRGQGLGFTVNLPWNQVGMGNADYVAAFLHLLLPLAFEFDPELVLVSAGFDSAIGDPEGQMQATPECFAHLTHLLQVLAGGRVCAMLEGGYHLESLAESVCMTVQTLLGDPAPPLSGLMVPCQSALESIQSARAAQAPYWKSLQLQGQCGQVLGCRIPPQAPCSGYDSELSLDVTPVPTSPSTHSPEGRPPPLLPGGPMCKAAVPAPSSLLDQPCLCPAPSVRTTVALTAPDITLVLPPDVIQQEGSALREETEAWARPHESLAREEALTALGKLLYLLDGMLDGQVNSGIAATPASAAAATLDVAIQRGLSHGAQRLLCVALGQLDRPPDLAHDGRTLWLNIGGKEAAALSMFHVSTPLPVMTGGFLSCILGLVLPLAYGFQPDLVLVALGPGHGLQGPHAALLAAMLRGLAGGRVLALLEEDSTPQLAGILARVLRGEAPPSLGPSSVASPEDVQALMYLRGQLEPQWKMLQVRLIAEAWLCPGARLCRRGRWGGQGK, from the exons ATGGGGACCGCGCTTGTGTACCATGAGGACATGACGGCCACCCGGCTGCTCTGGGACGA CCCCGAGTGCGAGATTGAGCGCCCTGAGCGCCTGACCGCAGCCCTGGACCGCCTGCGGCAGCGCGGCCTGGAACAGAGGTGTCTGCGGTTGTCAGCCCGCGAGGCCTCGAAagaggagctgggcctggtgcACAG CCCAGAGTATGTGTCCCTGGTCAGGAAGACCCAGGTCCTAGGCGAGGAGGAGCTGCAAGTGCTGTCCGGACAGTTCGACGCCATCTACTTCCACCCG AGTACCTTTCACTGTGCACGCCTGGCCGCAGGGGCTGGACTGCAGCTGGTGGATGCTGTGCTCACGGGAGCTGTGCAAAACGGGCTTGCCCTGGTGAG GCCCCCCGGGCACCACAGCCAGAGGGCAGCTGCCAACGGGTTCTGCGTGTTCAACAACGTGGCCATAGCAGCTGCATATGCCAAGCAGAAGCATGGGCtacacag GATCCTCATCGTGGACTGGGATGTGCACCATGGCCAGGGGATCCAGTATCTCTTTGAGGATGACCCCAG CGTCCTTTACTTCTCCTGGCACCGCTATGAGCATGGGCGTTTCTGGCCTTTCCTTCGAGAGTCAGATGCAGACGCAGTGGGGCGGGGACAGGGCCTCGGCTTCACTGTCAACCTGCCCTGGAACCAG GTCGGGATGGGAAATGCTGACTACGTGGCTGCCTTCCTGCACCTGCTGCTCCCACTGGCCTTTGAG TTTGACCCTGAACTGGTGCTGGTCTCAGCAGGATTTGACTCAGCCATCGGGGACCCTGAG GGGCAAATGCAGGCCACGCCAGAGTGCTTCGCCCATCTCACACATCTGCTGCAGGTGCTGGCCGGCGGCCGGGTCTGCGCCATGCTGGAG GGCGGCTACCACCTGGAGTCACTGGCTGAGTCAGTGTGCATGACAGTACAGACGCTGCTGGGCGACCCGGCTCCACCCCTGTCAGGGCTCATGGTGCCATGTCAGAG TGCCCTGGAGTCCATCCAGAGTGCCCGTGCTGCCCAAGCCCCGTACTGGAAGAGCCTGCAGCTGCAAGGTCAGTGTGGCCAGGTGCTAGGCTGCAGGATCCCACCTCAGGCTCCGTGCAGTGGCTATGACTCTGAACTGTCCCTAGATGTGACCCCTGTGCCGACGAGCCCCAGCACCCACTCCCCAGAGGGGAGGCCTccacctctgctgcctggggGTCCCATGTGTAAGGCAGCTGTACCTGCACCGAGCTCCCTCCTGGACCAGCCGTGCCTCTGCCCTGCACCCTCTGTCCGCACCACTGTTGCCCTGACAGCGccagatatcacactggtcctgCCCCCTGATGTCATCCAACAGGAAGGGTCAGCCCTGAGGGAGGAGACAGAAGCCTGGGCCAG GCCACACGAGTCCCTGGCCCGGGAGGAGGCCCTCACTGCACTTGGGAAGCTCCTGTACCTCTTAGATGGGATGCTGGATGGGCAG GTGAACAGTGGCATCGCAGCCACTCCAGCCTCTGCTGCAGCAGCCACCCTGGATGTGGCTATTCAGAGAGGCCTGTCCCACGGAGCGCAGAG GCTGCTGTGTGTGGCCCTGGGACAGCTGGACCGGCCTCCAGACCTCGCCCATGACGG GAGGACTCTGTGGCTGAACATCGGGGGCAAGGAGGCAGCCGCCCTATCCATGTTCCATGTCTCCACGCCACTGCCAGTG ATGACTGGTGGCTTCCTGAGCTGCATCTTGGGCTTGGTGCTGCCCCTGGCCTACGGCTTCCAGCCTGACCTGGTGCTAGTGGCACTAGGGCCTGGCCATGGCCTGCAGGGCCCCCACGCTGCACTCCTGGCTGCCATGCTTCGGGGGCTGGCAGGGGGCCGAGTCCTGGCCCTCCTGGAGGAG GACTCCACACCCCAGCTAGCAGGGATCCTGGCCCGGGTGCTGCGTGGAGAGGCACCTCCTAGCCTAGGCCCTTCCTCTGTGGCCTCCCCGGAGGACGTCCAGGCTCTGATGTACCTGAGAGGGCAGCTGGAGCCTCAGTGGAAGATGCTGCAGGTGAGGCTGATTGCGGAGGCATGGCTCTGCCCTGGGGCCCGGCTCTGCCGCAGAGGTcggtggggagggcagggcaagTGA
- the HDAC10 gene encoding histone deacetylase 10 isoform X2, whose translation MGTALVYHEDMTATRLLWDDPECEIERPERLTAALDRLRQRGLEQRCLRLSAREASKEELGLVHSPEYVSLVRKTQVLGEEELQVLSGQFDAIYFHPSTFHCARLAAGAGLQLVDAVLTGAVQNGLALVRPPGHHSQRAAANGFCVFNNVAIAAAYAKQKHGLHRILIVDWDVHHGQGIQYLFEDDPSVLYFSWHRYEHGRFWPFLRESDADAVGRGQGLGFTVNLPWNQVGMGNADYVAAFLHLLLPLAFEFDPELVLVSAGFDSAIGDPEGQMQATPECFAHLTHLLQVLAGGRVCAMLEGGYHLESLAESVCMTVQTLLGDPAPPLSGLMVPCQSALESIQSARAAQAPYWKSLQLQDVTPVPTSPSTHSPEGRPPPLLPGGPMCKAAVPAPSSLLDQPCLCPAPSVRTTVALTAPDITLVLPPDVIQQEGSALREETEAWARPHESLAREEALTALGKLLYLLDGMLDGQVNSGIAATPASAAAATLDVAIQRGLSHGAQRLLCVALGQLDRPPDLAHDGRTLWLNIGGKEAAALSMFHVSTPLPVMTGGFLSCILGLVLPLAYGFQPDLVLVALGPGHGLQGPHAALLAAMLRGLAGGRVLALLEEDSTPQLAGILARVLRGEAPPSLGPSSVASPEDVQALMYLRGQLEPQWKMLQVRLIAEAWLCPGARLCRRGRWGGQGK comes from the exons ATGGGGACCGCGCTTGTGTACCATGAGGACATGACGGCCACCCGGCTGCTCTGGGACGA CCCCGAGTGCGAGATTGAGCGCCCTGAGCGCCTGACCGCAGCCCTGGACCGCCTGCGGCAGCGCGGCCTGGAACAGAGGTGTCTGCGGTTGTCAGCCCGCGAGGCCTCGAAagaggagctgggcctggtgcACAG CCCAGAGTATGTGTCCCTGGTCAGGAAGACCCAGGTCCTAGGCGAGGAGGAGCTGCAAGTGCTGTCCGGACAGTTCGACGCCATCTACTTCCACCCG AGTACCTTTCACTGTGCACGCCTGGCCGCAGGGGCTGGACTGCAGCTGGTGGATGCTGTGCTCACGGGAGCTGTGCAAAACGGGCTTGCCCTGGTGAG GCCCCCCGGGCACCACAGCCAGAGGGCAGCTGCCAACGGGTTCTGCGTGTTCAACAACGTGGCCATAGCAGCTGCATATGCCAAGCAGAAGCATGGGCtacacag GATCCTCATCGTGGACTGGGATGTGCACCATGGCCAGGGGATCCAGTATCTCTTTGAGGATGACCCCAG CGTCCTTTACTTCTCCTGGCACCGCTATGAGCATGGGCGTTTCTGGCCTTTCCTTCGAGAGTCAGATGCAGACGCAGTGGGGCGGGGACAGGGCCTCGGCTTCACTGTCAACCTGCCCTGGAACCAG GTCGGGATGGGAAATGCTGACTACGTGGCTGCCTTCCTGCACCTGCTGCTCCCACTGGCCTTTGAG TTTGACCCTGAACTGGTGCTGGTCTCAGCAGGATTTGACTCAGCCATCGGGGACCCTGAG GGGCAAATGCAGGCCACGCCAGAGTGCTTCGCCCATCTCACACATCTGCTGCAGGTGCTGGCCGGCGGCCGGGTCTGCGCCATGCTGGAG GGCGGCTACCACCTGGAGTCACTGGCTGAGTCAGTGTGCATGACAGTACAGACGCTGCTGGGCGACCCGGCTCCACCCCTGTCAGGGCTCATGGTGCCATGTCAGAG TGCCCTGGAGTCCATCCAGAGTGCCCGTGCTGCCCAAGCCCCGTACTGGAAGAGCCTGCAGCTGCAAG ATGTGACCCCTGTGCCGACGAGCCCCAGCACCCACTCCCCAGAGGGGAGGCCTccacctctgctgcctggggGTCCCATGTGTAAGGCAGCTGTACCTGCACCGAGCTCCCTCCTGGACCAGCCGTGCCTCTGCCCTGCACCCTCTGTCCGCACCACTGTTGCCCTGACAGCGccagatatcacactggtcctgCCCCCTGATGTCATCCAACAGGAAGGGTCAGCCCTGAGGGAGGAGACAGAAGCCTGGGCCAG GCCACACGAGTCCCTGGCCCGGGAGGAGGCCCTCACTGCACTTGGGAAGCTCCTGTACCTCTTAGATGGGATGCTGGATGGGCAG GTGAACAGTGGCATCGCAGCCACTCCAGCCTCTGCTGCAGCAGCCACCCTGGATGTGGCTATTCAGAGAGGCCTGTCCCACGGAGCGCAGAG GCTGCTGTGTGTGGCCCTGGGACAGCTGGACCGGCCTCCAGACCTCGCCCATGACGG GAGGACTCTGTGGCTGAACATCGGGGGCAAGGAGGCAGCCGCCCTATCCATGTTCCATGTCTCCACGCCACTGCCAGTG ATGACTGGTGGCTTCCTGAGCTGCATCTTGGGCTTGGTGCTGCCCCTGGCCTACGGCTTCCAGCCTGACCTGGTGCTAGTGGCACTAGGGCCTGGCCATGGCCTGCAGGGCCCCCACGCTGCACTCCTGGCTGCCATGCTTCGGGGGCTGGCAGGGGGCCGAGTCCTGGCCCTCCTGGAGGAG GACTCCACACCCCAGCTAGCAGGGATCCTGGCCCGGGTGCTGCGTGGAGAGGCACCTCCTAGCCTAGGCCCTTCCTCTGTGGCCTCCCCGGAGGACGTCCAGGCTCTGATGTACCTGAGAGGGCAGCTGGAGCCTCAGTGGAAGATGCTGCAGGTGAGGCTGATTGCGGAGGCATGGCTCTGCCCTGGGGCCCGGCTCTGCCGCAGAGGTcggtggggagggcagggcaagTGA
- the HDAC10 gene encoding histone deacetylase 10 isoform X4, whose product MGTALVYHEDMTATRLLWDDPECEIERPERLTAALDRLRQRGLEQRCLRLSAREASKEELGLVHSPEYVSLVRKTQVLGEEELQVLSGQFDAIYFHPSTFHCARLAAGAGLQLVDAVLTGAVQNGLALVRPPGHHSQRAAANGFCVFNNVAIAAAYAKQKHGLHRILIVDWDVHHGQGIQYLFEDDPSVLYFSWHRYEHGRFWPFLRESDADAVGRGQGLGFTVNLPWNQVGMGNADYVAAFLHLLLPLAFEGQMQATPECFAHLTHLLQVLAGGRVCAMLEGGYHLESLAESVCMTVQTLLGDPAPPLSGLMVPCQSALESIQSARAAQAPYWKSLQLQDVTPVPTSPSTHSPEGRPPPLLPGGPMCKAAVPAPSSLLDQPCLCPAPSVRTTVALTAPDITLVLPPDVIQQEGSALREETEAWARPHESLAREEALTALGKLLYLLDGMLDGQVNSGIAATPASAAAATLDVAIQRGLSHGAQRLLCVALGQLDRPPDLAHDGRTLWLNIGGKEAAALSMFHVSTPLPVMTGGFLSCILGLVLPLAYGFQPDLVLVALGPGHGLQGPHAALLAAMLRGLAGGRVLALLEEDSTPQLAGILARVLRGEAPPSLGPSSVASPEDVQALMYLRGQLEPQWKMLQVRLIAEAWLCPGARLCRRGRWGGQGK is encoded by the exons ATGGGGACCGCGCTTGTGTACCATGAGGACATGACGGCCACCCGGCTGCTCTGGGACGA CCCCGAGTGCGAGATTGAGCGCCCTGAGCGCCTGACCGCAGCCCTGGACCGCCTGCGGCAGCGCGGCCTGGAACAGAGGTGTCTGCGGTTGTCAGCCCGCGAGGCCTCGAAagaggagctgggcctggtgcACAG CCCAGAGTATGTGTCCCTGGTCAGGAAGACCCAGGTCCTAGGCGAGGAGGAGCTGCAAGTGCTGTCCGGACAGTTCGACGCCATCTACTTCCACCCG AGTACCTTTCACTGTGCACGCCTGGCCGCAGGGGCTGGACTGCAGCTGGTGGATGCTGTGCTCACGGGAGCTGTGCAAAACGGGCTTGCCCTGGTGAG GCCCCCCGGGCACCACAGCCAGAGGGCAGCTGCCAACGGGTTCTGCGTGTTCAACAACGTGGCCATAGCAGCTGCATATGCCAAGCAGAAGCATGGGCtacacag GATCCTCATCGTGGACTGGGATGTGCACCATGGCCAGGGGATCCAGTATCTCTTTGAGGATGACCCCAG CGTCCTTTACTTCTCCTGGCACCGCTATGAGCATGGGCGTTTCTGGCCTTTCCTTCGAGAGTCAGATGCAGACGCAGTGGGGCGGGGACAGGGCCTCGGCTTCACTGTCAACCTGCCCTGGAACCAG GTCGGGATGGGAAATGCTGACTACGTGGCTGCCTTCCTGCACCTGCTGCTCCCACTGGCCTTTGAG GGGCAAATGCAGGCCACGCCAGAGTGCTTCGCCCATCTCACACATCTGCTGCAGGTGCTGGCCGGCGGCCGGGTCTGCGCCATGCTGGAG GGCGGCTACCACCTGGAGTCACTGGCTGAGTCAGTGTGCATGACAGTACAGACGCTGCTGGGCGACCCGGCTCCACCCCTGTCAGGGCTCATGGTGCCATGTCAGAG TGCCCTGGAGTCCATCCAGAGTGCCCGTGCTGCCCAAGCCCCGTACTGGAAGAGCCTGCAGCTGCAAG ATGTGACCCCTGTGCCGACGAGCCCCAGCACCCACTCCCCAGAGGGGAGGCCTccacctctgctgcctggggGTCCCATGTGTAAGGCAGCTGTACCTGCACCGAGCTCCCTCCTGGACCAGCCGTGCCTCTGCCCTGCACCCTCTGTCCGCACCACTGTTGCCCTGACAGCGccagatatcacactggtcctgCCCCCTGATGTCATCCAACAGGAAGGGTCAGCCCTGAGGGAGGAGACAGAAGCCTGGGCCAG GCCACACGAGTCCCTGGCCCGGGAGGAGGCCCTCACTGCACTTGGGAAGCTCCTGTACCTCTTAGATGGGATGCTGGATGGGCAG GTGAACAGTGGCATCGCAGCCACTCCAGCCTCTGCTGCAGCAGCCACCCTGGATGTGGCTATTCAGAGAGGCCTGTCCCACGGAGCGCAGAG GCTGCTGTGTGTGGCCCTGGGACAGCTGGACCGGCCTCCAGACCTCGCCCATGACGG GAGGACTCTGTGGCTGAACATCGGGGGCAAGGAGGCAGCCGCCCTATCCATGTTCCATGTCTCCACGCCACTGCCAGTG ATGACTGGTGGCTTCCTGAGCTGCATCTTGGGCTTGGTGCTGCCCCTGGCCTACGGCTTCCAGCCTGACCTGGTGCTAGTGGCACTAGGGCCTGGCCATGGCCTGCAGGGCCCCCACGCTGCACTCCTGGCTGCCATGCTTCGGGGGCTGGCAGGGGGCCGAGTCCTGGCCCTCCTGGAGGAG GACTCCACACCCCAGCTAGCAGGGATCCTGGCCCGGGTGCTGCGTGGAGAGGCACCTCCTAGCCTAGGCCCTTCCTCTGTGGCCTCCCCGGAGGACGTCCAGGCTCTGATGTACCTGAGAGGGCAGCTGGAGCCTCAGTGGAAGATGCTGCAGGTGAGGCTGATTGCGGAGGCATGGCTCTGCCCTGGGGCCCGGCTCTGCCGCAGAGGTcggtggggagggcagggcaagTGA
- the HDAC10 gene encoding histone deacetylase 10 isoform X3: MGTALVYHEDMTATRLLWDDPECEIERPERLTAALDRLRQRGLEQRCLRLSAREASKEELGLVHSPEYVSLVRKTQVLGEEELQVLSGQFDAIYFHPSTFHCARLAAGAGLQLVDAVLTGAVQNGLALVRPPGHHSQRAAANGFCVFNNVAIAAAYAKQKHGLHRILIVDWDVHHGQGIQYLFEDDPSVLYFSWHRYEHGRFWPFLRESDADAVGRGQGLGFTVNLPWNQVGMGNADYVAAFLHLLLPLAFEFDPELVLVSAGFDSAIGDPEGQMQATPECFAHLTHLLQVLAGGRVCAMLEGGYHLESLAESVCMTVQTLLGDPAPPLSGLMVPCQSALESIQSARAAQAPYWKSLQLQDVTPVPTSPSTHSPEGRPPPLLPGGPMCKAAVPAPSSLLDQPCLCPAPSVRTTVALTAPDITLVLPPDVIQQEGSALREETEAWARPHESLAREEALTALGKLLYLLDGMLDGQVNSGIAATPASAAAATLDVAIQRGLSHGAQRLLCVALGQLDRPPDLAHDGRTLWLNIGGKEAAALSMFHVSTPLPVMTGGFLSCILGLVLPLAYGFQPDLVLVALGPGHGLQGPHAALLAAMLRGLAGGRVLALLEEDSTPQLAGILARVLRGEAPPSLGPSSVASPEDVQALMYLRGQLEPQWKMLQCCPHLVA; this comes from the exons ATGGGGACCGCGCTTGTGTACCATGAGGACATGACGGCCACCCGGCTGCTCTGGGACGA CCCCGAGTGCGAGATTGAGCGCCCTGAGCGCCTGACCGCAGCCCTGGACCGCCTGCGGCAGCGCGGCCTGGAACAGAGGTGTCTGCGGTTGTCAGCCCGCGAGGCCTCGAAagaggagctgggcctggtgcACAG CCCAGAGTATGTGTCCCTGGTCAGGAAGACCCAGGTCCTAGGCGAGGAGGAGCTGCAAGTGCTGTCCGGACAGTTCGACGCCATCTACTTCCACCCG AGTACCTTTCACTGTGCACGCCTGGCCGCAGGGGCTGGACTGCAGCTGGTGGATGCTGTGCTCACGGGAGCTGTGCAAAACGGGCTTGCCCTGGTGAG GCCCCCCGGGCACCACAGCCAGAGGGCAGCTGCCAACGGGTTCTGCGTGTTCAACAACGTGGCCATAGCAGCTGCATATGCCAAGCAGAAGCATGGGCtacacag GATCCTCATCGTGGACTGGGATGTGCACCATGGCCAGGGGATCCAGTATCTCTTTGAGGATGACCCCAG CGTCCTTTACTTCTCCTGGCACCGCTATGAGCATGGGCGTTTCTGGCCTTTCCTTCGAGAGTCAGATGCAGACGCAGTGGGGCGGGGACAGGGCCTCGGCTTCACTGTCAACCTGCCCTGGAACCAG GTCGGGATGGGAAATGCTGACTACGTGGCTGCCTTCCTGCACCTGCTGCTCCCACTGGCCTTTGAG TTTGACCCTGAACTGGTGCTGGTCTCAGCAGGATTTGACTCAGCCATCGGGGACCCTGAG GGGCAAATGCAGGCCACGCCAGAGTGCTTCGCCCATCTCACACATCTGCTGCAGGTGCTGGCCGGCGGCCGGGTCTGCGCCATGCTGGAG GGCGGCTACCACCTGGAGTCACTGGCTGAGTCAGTGTGCATGACAGTACAGACGCTGCTGGGCGACCCGGCTCCACCCCTGTCAGGGCTCATGGTGCCATGTCAGAG TGCCCTGGAGTCCATCCAGAGTGCCCGTGCTGCCCAAGCCCCGTACTGGAAGAGCCTGCAGCTGCAAG ATGTGACCCCTGTGCCGACGAGCCCCAGCACCCACTCCCCAGAGGGGAGGCCTccacctctgctgcctggggGTCCCATGTGTAAGGCAGCTGTACCTGCACCGAGCTCCCTCCTGGACCAGCCGTGCCTCTGCCCTGCACCCTCTGTCCGCACCACTGTTGCCCTGACAGCGccagatatcacactggtcctgCCCCCTGATGTCATCCAACAGGAAGGGTCAGCCCTGAGGGAGGAGACAGAAGCCTGGGCCAG GCCACACGAGTCCCTGGCCCGGGAGGAGGCCCTCACTGCACTTGGGAAGCTCCTGTACCTCTTAGATGGGATGCTGGATGGGCAG GTGAACAGTGGCATCGCAGCCACTCCAGCCTCTGCTGCAGCAGCCACCCTGGATGTGGCTATTCAGAGAGGCCTGTCCCACGGAGCGCAGAG GCTGCTGTGTGTGGCCCTGGGACAGCTGGACCGGCCTCCAGACCTCGCCCATGACGG GAGGACTCTGTGGCTGAACATCGGGGGCAAGGAGGCAGCCGCCCTATCCATGTTCCATGTCTCCACGCCACTGCCAGTG ATGACTGGTGGCTTCCTGAGCTGCATCTTGGGCTTGGTGCTGCCCCTGGCCTACGGCTTCCAGCCTGACCTGGTGCTAGTGGCACTAGGGCCTGGCCATGGCCTGCAGGGCCCCCACGCTGCACTCCTGGCTGCCATGCTTCGGGGGCTGGCAGGGGGCCGAGTCCTGGCCCTCCTGGAGGAG GACTCCACACCCCAGCTAGCAGGGATCCTGGCCCGGGTGCTGCGTGGAGAGGCACCTCCTAGCCTAGGCCCTTCCTCTGTGGCCTCCCCGGAGGACGTCCAGGCTCTGATGTACCTGAGAGGGCAGCTGGAGCCTCAGTGGAAGATGCTGCAG TGCTGTCCTCACCTGGTGGCTTGA
- the HDAC10 gene encoding histone deacetylase 10 isoform X5 encodes MGTALVYHEDMTATRLLWDDPECEIERPERLTAALDRLRQRGLEQRCLRLSAREASKEELGLVHSPEYVSLVRKTQVLGEEELQVLSGQFDAIYFHPSTFHCARLAAGAGLQLVDAVLTGAVQNGLALVRPPGHHSQRAAANGFCVFNNVAIAAAYAKQKHGLHRILIVDWDVHHGQGIQYLFEDDPSVLYFSWHRYEHGRFWPFLRESDADAVGRGQGLGFTVNLPWNQVGMGNADYVAAFLHLLLPLAFEGQMQATPECFAHLTHLLQVLAGGRVCAMLEGGYHLESLAESVCMTVQTLLGDPAPPLSGLMVPCQSALESIQSARAAQAPYWKSLQLQDVTPVPTSPSTHSPEGRPPPLLPGGPMCKAAVPAPSSLLDQPCLCPAPSVRTTVALTAPDITLVLPPDVIQQEGSALREETEAWARPHESLAREEALTALGKLLYLLDGMLDGQVNSGIAATPASAAAATLDVAIQRGLSHGAQRLLCVALGQLDRPPDLAHDGRTLWLNIGGKEAAALSMFHVSTPLPVMTGGFLSCILGLVLPLAYGFQPDLVLVALGPGHGLQGPHAALLAAMLRGLAGGRVLALLEEDSTPQLAGILARVLRGEAPPSLGPSSVASPEDVQALMYLRGQLEPQWKMLQCCPHLVA; translated from the exons ATGGGGACCGCGCTTGTGTACCATGAGGACATGACGGCCACCCGGCTGCTCTGGGACGA CCCCGAGTGCGAGATTGAGCGCCCTGAGCGCCTGACCGCAGCCCTGGACCGCCTGCGGCAGCGCGGCCTGGAACAGAGGTGTCTGCGGTTGTCAGCCCGCGAGGCCTCGAAagaggagctgggcctggtgcACAG CCCAGAGTATGTGTCCCTGGTCAGGAAGACCCAGGTCCTAGGCGAGGAGGAGCTGCAAGTGCTGTCCGGACAGTTCGACGCCATCTACTTCCACCCG AGTACCTTTCACTGTGCACGCCTGGCCGCAGGGGCTGGACTGCAGCTGGTGGATGCTGTGCTCACGGGAGCTGTGCAAAACGGGCTTGCCCTGGTGAG GCCCCCCGGGCACCACAGCCAGAGGGCAGCTGCCAACGGGTTCTGCGTGTTCAACAACGTGGCCATAGCAGCTGCATATGCCAAGCAGAAGCATGGGCtacacag GATCCTCATCGTGGACTGGGATGTGCACCATGGCCAGGGGATCCAGTATCTCTTTGAGGATGACCCCAG CGTCCTTTACTTCTCCTGGCACCGCTATGAGCATGGGCGTTTCTGGCCTTTCCTTCGAGAGTCAGATGCAGACGCAGTGGGGCGGGGACAGGGCCTCGGCTTCACTGTCAACCTGCCCTGGAACCAG GTCGGGATGGGAAATGCTGACTACGTGGCTGCCTTCCTGCACCTGCTGCTCCCACTGGCCTTTGAG GGGCAAATGCAGGCCACGCCAGAGTGCTTCGCCCATCTCACACATCTGCTGCAGGTGCTGGCCGGCGGCCGGGTCTGCGCCATGCTGGAG GGCGGCTACCACCTGGAGTCACTGGCTGAGTCAGTGTGCATGACAGTACAGACGCTGCTGGGCGACCCGGCTCCACCCCTGTCAGGGCTCATGGTGCCATGTCAGAG TGCCCTGGAGTCCATCCAGAGTGCCCGTGCTGCCCAAGCCCCGTACTGGAAGAGCCTGCAGCTGCAAG ATGTGACCCCTGTGCCGACGAGCCCCAGCACCCACTCCCCAGAGGGGAGGCCTccacctctgctgcctggggGTCCCATGTGTAAGGCAGCTGTACCTGCACCGAGCTCCCTCCTGGACCAGCCGTGCCTCTGCCCTGCACCCTCTGTCCGCACCACTGTTGCCCTGACAGCGccagatatcacactggtcctgCCCCCTGATGTCATCCAACAGGAAGGGTCAGCCCTGAGGGAGGAGACAGAAGCCTGGGCCAG GCCACACGAGTCCCTGGCCCGGGAGGAGGCCCTCACTGCACTTGGGAAGCTCCTGTACCTCTTAGATGGGATGCTGGATGGGCAG GTGAACAGTGGCATCGCAGCCACTCCAGCCTCTGCTGCAGCAGCCACCCTGGATGTGGCTATTCAGAGAGGCCTGTCCCACGGAGCGCAGAG GCTGCTGTGTGTGGCCCTGGGACAGCTGGACCGGCCTCCAGACCTCGCCCATGACGG GAGGACTCTGTGGCTGAACATCGGGGGCAAGGAGGCAGCCGCCCTATCCATGTTCCATGTCTCCACGCCACTGCCAGTG ATGACTGGTGGCTTCCTGAGCTGCATCTTGGGCTTGGTGCTGCCCCTGGCCTACGGCTTCCAGCCTGACCTGGTGCTAGTGGCACTAGGGCCTGGCCATGGCCTGCAGGGCCCCCACGCTGCACTCCTGGCTGCCATGCTTCGGGGGCTGGCAGGGGGCCGAGTCCTGGCCCTCCTGGAGGAG GACTCCACACCCCAGCTAGCAGGGATCCTGGCCCGGGTGCTGCGTGGAGAGGCACCTCCTAGCCTAGGCCCTTCCTCTGTGGCCTCCCCGGAGGACGTCCAGGCTCTGATGTACCTGAGAGGGCAGCTGGAGCCTCAGTGGAAGATGCTGCAG TGCTGTCCTCACCTGGTGGCTTGA